One genomic region from Phragmites australis chromosome 1, lpPhrAust1.1, whole genome shotgun sequence encodes:
- the LOC133888595 gene encoding histone deacetylase 1-like: MDTGGGNSLQSSSCPDGSKRRVCYYYDAGIANVDYGEEHSMVPRRVDMAHALVRSYGLLGDMKRLRTRPATDKEICAVHDKDYVRLLQDLIPEAFNAGGSIMDRAQGFMVGVLSEDGHSIDNPAISGLWDYCQRYAGGSLAAARALGSGEVEIAINWSGGMHHACKAKASGFCYVNDIALAITELLNQFRRVLYVDIDVHHGDGVETEFVEDYRVMTVSFHQRTEGFFPQETGFVTDVGKGKGLYHALNVPMREGMDDEGYYRMFKPIMDKVMQVFQPEAIVMQCGADSLSGDRLGQLNLSIAGHAKCVSFMRSFNKPLLLLGGGGYTINHVAACWCYETAVAIGKEIDDDIPPHCYDHYYGSQGYKLHYPVRKARKNENTECYMSKTTNKVLEHLSKLEAAPSVEFKDPIGRSIDAKALFHDSPPGEEDDPMERLQRRCGERDERHFLVELGKRQLILGKDKENGGSQLYRSEPVKKYRSEKFRFKL, translated from the exons ATGGACACGGGCGGCGGCAACTCGCTGCAATCGTCGTCGTGCCCCGACGGCTCGAAGCGGCGCGTGTGCTACTACTATGACGCCGGCATCGCCAACGTCGACTATGGCGAGGAGCACAGCATGGTGCCCCGCCGCGTCGACATGGCGCACGCCCTCGTCCGCTCCTACGGCCTGCTCGGGGACATGAAGCGTCTCCGCACGAGGCCCGCCACCGACAAGGAGATATGCGCCGTCCACGACAAGGACTACGTCAGGCTCCTGCAGGACCTCATCCCGGAGGCCTTCAACGCTGGCGGCTCGATCATGGACAGAGCCCAGGGATTTATGGTCGGCGTGCTCTCAGAGGACGGCCACTCCATCGACAACCCCGCCATCTCCGGCCTCTGGGACTACTGCCAGCGCTACGCCGGCGGGTCGCTGGCTGCTGCGCGCGCGCTAGGCAGCGGCGAGGTCGAGATCGCCATCAACTGGTCCGGCGGGATGCACCACGCGTGCAAGGCGAAGGCGAGCGGCTTCTGCTACGTCAACGACATCGCGCTCGCCATCACCGAGCTCCTCAACCAGTTCAGGCGCGTGCTGTACGTCGACATCGACGTACACCACGGCGACGGCGTCGAGACCGAGTTCGTCGAGGACTACCGGGTGATGACGGTGTCGTTCCACCAGCGCACCGAAGGCTTCTTCCCGCAGGAAACCGGATTTGTCACCGACGTCGGCAAAGGGAAAGGTTTGTACCACGCCCTGAACGTGCCGATGAGGGAGGGCATGGACGACGAGGGATACTACAGGATGTTCAAGCCCATCATGGACAAGGTCATGCAGGTGTTCCAGCCGGAGGCCATCGTGATGCAGTGCGGCGCTGACTCGCTTTCCGGCGACAGGCTCGGCCAGCTCAACCTGTCGATCGCCGGACACGCCAAGTGCGTCAGCTTCATGCGGAGCTTCAACAAGCcgctgctcctcctcggtggCGGCGGATACACCATCAACCACGTCGCCGCATGCTGGTGCTACGAG ACGGCGGTCGCCATCGGCAAGGAGATCGACGACGACATACCGCCGCACTGTTACGATCACTACTACGGGAGCCAAGGTTACAAGCTCCATTACCCGGTGCGCAAGGCGCGCAAGAACGAGAACACGGAGTGCTACATGTCGAAGACGACGAACAAGGTCCTGGAGCACCTCTCCAAGCTCGAGGCAGCGCCGAGCGTGGAGTTCAAGGACCCGATAGGCCGAAGCATCGACGCCAAGGCGCTCTTCCACGACTCCCCTCCGGGAGAAGAGGACGACCCCATGGAGAGGCTGCAGCGGCGGTGCGGCGAGAGAGACGAGCGCCACTTCTTGGTAGAGTTGGGGAAGCGACAATTGATCTTAGGCAAGGATAAAGAAAATGGCGGTTCCCAGCTGTACCGGTCGGAACCGGTGAAAAAATACCGGTCCGAAAAGTTTCGATTTAAACTTTGA
- the LOC133914942 gene encoding SNF1-related protein kinase regulatory subunit gamma-1-like: MDRPVEKAEFPSCDAYFEAIQSKKKLPLSLQESLTAAFAQIPVSSFPEVPSGRVIEIPGDTSVLDTVRILSEHNIRAAPVLNPEPGAPVDWQVQYLGVIDYSTIILWVLENAELAAIALSAGSATAAGVGLGAVGAVGVAALGATGPVAVAGLTAAAVGAAVAGGITAEKGVAKDGATAADHLKEDFYKVLLEQEPFKSTTVRSIVESYRWSPFVPITLDSSMLTVLLLLSKYRLRNVPVIEPDKPVIKNFITQTGVIKGLQQCKGRDWFDYISALPLSDLGLPFMSIDEVITVNSDDLILEAFKCMKDNKIGGVPVVEGPKRKLVGSVSIRDIRFLLLRPDLFSNFRQLTVIEFMKTLGSTLPDSGDNGLVKPPPTCEPDASLGSVIDSIASRITHRIYVVDGDLEVIGVVTLRDVISCFIYEPPGYCDTYLASAMEKIGGKSADSVEGS, from the exons ATGGATCGACCTGTGGAAAAGGCTGAATTCCCAAGCTGTGATGCCTATTTTGAAGCTATCCAGTCTAAGAAGAAGCTGCCGCTATCTTTGCAAGAATCGCTGACCGCTGCCTTTGCTCAGATTCCGGTTTCGTCCTTCCCTGAGGTTCCAAGCGGTCGAG TAATTGAAATTCCAGGAGACACATCTGTTCTTGACACTGTGAGGATTCTCTCCGAACACAACATACGGGCAGCGCCAGTGCTCAATCCGGAACCTGGGGCTCCAGTTGATTGGCAGGTGCAGTATCTTGGTGTCATTGATTACTCGACGATCATCCTCTGGGTGCTAGAAAATGCTGAGCTTGCTGCTATTGCTCTGTCGGCTGGATCGGCAACTGCTGCTGGAGTTGGATTGGGTGCTGTTGGTGCAGTGGGGGTGGCAGCACTGGGTGCAACTGGACCAGTGGCGGTGGCTGGCTTGACTGCTGCTGCGGTAGGGGCTGCTGTTGCTGGAGGGATTACTGCTGAAAAGGGCGTGGCAAAGGATGGAGCAACTGCTGCAGATCATCTAAAGGAAGATTTCTACAAAGTTTTGCTTGAGCAGGAACCTTTCAAATCAACAACA GTTCGGTCAATTGTAGAGTCATACCGCTGGTCTCCTTTCGTCCCTATTACACTGGACAGTTCCATGCTTACCGTACTACTGTTGCTCTCCAAGTACAGGTTGAGAAATGTCCCAGTGATTGAGCCCGATAAGCCAGTTATCAAGAACTTCATTACTCAGACTGGTGTTATCAAAGGACTGCAGCAGTGTAAAGGAAGGGATTGGTTTGACTACATTTCCGCACTTCCTCTTTCAGATTTGGGACTTCCATTTATGTCTATCGATGAG GTTATCACTGTCAACAGCGATGATCTAATCCTAGAAGCTTTCAAGTGCATGAAGGATAACAAGATAGGTGGTGTACCAGTAGTCGAAGGGCCCAAAAGGAAACTTGTTGGCAGTGTGAGCATAAGGGATATCCGCTTTTTGTTACTTAGGCCAGACTTATTTTCGAATTTCAG GCAACTTACAGTCATCGAGTTCATGAAGACTCTAGGATCCACACTTCCTGATTCAGGAGACAACGGCCTGGTGAAGCCACCACCCACCTGTGAGCCTGACGCTTCCCTTGGTAGCGTTATCGACAGCATTGCATCAAGAATAACCCACCGGATCTATGTAGTGGATGGTGACCTCGAGGTCATTGGTGTCGTGACACTGCGCGACGTGATCTCCTGCTTCATCTACGAGCCACCTGGTTACTGTGACACTTATTTGGCTTCGGCAATGGAGAAGATTGGCGGCAAAAGTGCAGATTCCGTGGAGGGAAGTTAA
- the LOC133914928 gene encoding uncharacterized protein LOC133914928 isoform X1 has product MFWRMTGLSAASPVDTILDKENFTLEELLDEDEIIQECKALNSRLINFLRDKAQVEQLLRYVVEEVPEDAEKKRSFKFPFIACEIFTCEIDVILRTLVEDEELMDLLFSFVKPDHPHSTLLSGYFSKVVICLMLRKTAPLMSYVQGHPEIVAQLVDLIGITSVMEVLIRLIGADETIYSNYSDTLQWLENTDVLEMIADKFSSSDSPEVHANAAEILCAVTRCAPPSLAAKICSPSFVGRLFCHALEESRPKSVLVHSLSVCISLLDPKRLASASYQAFRSNLSHGALVTASPETVDGMLESLGNLLMLLDTSGAENVLPTTYGCLHPPLGKHRLKIVEFISVLLTIGSETAEKELIRTSAIKRSIDLFFEYPYNNFLHHHVENIIVSCLEGKRIELIEHVLNECDIVGKILAAERASLSTESNGPTAPSEEKTPPRIGNVGHMTRIANKLIQLGNSNNTIQTLLQENSKWVEWQVNVLVKRNEVENVYHWACGRPTSLHDRGRDSDDDDFRDRDYDVAALANNLSQAFRYGIYSNDDIEEAQGSLERDDEDVYFDDESAEVVISSLRLGDDQDGSSLFTNSNWFTFDGERGTNDRLAASVPSSSPNSGETSLETEETDDGSTDDQMETVCLGNGPTEEAKDVAECTEQPNCSTEDEQLEDTEGVERHPNVSNGGTEVGTDEAAYAAAESSAPSVETEAARTIEEPAGSSDLDNPVPEASPDPGVNGSEPANSELSSEQVAHDTDVQQRVKEFPAEDVDATKTDAVKANE; this is encoded by the exons atgTTCTGGCGCATGACCGGCCTCTCCGCGGCCTCGCCC GTGGATACAATTCTGGACAAAGAAAATTTTACATTGGAAGAGCTTCTTGATGAGGATGAAATTATTCAGGAGTGCAAAGCACTGAATTCGCGACTCATAAACTT CTTGCGTGACAAGGCCCAGGTGGAACAATTGCTTCGTTATGTTGTGGAAGAAGTTCCAGAGGATGCCGAAAAAAAACGCTCTTTCAA GTTCCCTTTTATTGCTTGTGAAATATTTACTTGTGAAATTGATGTCATTTTGAGGACCCTAgtagaggatgaagag CTAATGGACTTGCTTTTCTCATTTGTGAAACCTGATCATCCGCATAGCACATTATTATCTGGTTACTTCAGTAAG GTGGTAATATGTTTGATGCTGCGGAAGACTGCCCCTCTTATGAGTTATGTTCAG GGGCATCCAGAGATAGTTGCACAGCTTGTTGACCTAATTGGCATCACATCAGTAATGGAG GTGCTGATACGACTGATTGGCGCTGATGAGACCATATATTCAAACTATAGTGATACATTGCAGTGGTTAGAAAATACAGATGTCCTTGAAATGATTGCTGATAAGTTTAGCTCATCG GATTCTCCTGAAGTGCATGCCAACGCTGCGGAAATTCTCTGTGCAGTAACTCGATGTGCACCTCCGTCTCTTGCTGCAAAGATATGCAGCCCAAG TTTTGTTGGGAGGTTGTTCTGTCACGCTCTTGAAGAATCAAGACCCAAATCTGTTCTGGTTCATTCATTGTCAGTGTGCATATCTTTGCTGGATCCAAAAAGATTAGCATCGGCATCCTATCAAGCATTCAGAAGCAACTTAAGTCACGGGGCCTTGGTCACTGCCAGTCCGGAGACAGTTGATGGTATGCTTGAGAGTCTAG GCAACCTGCTGATGTTATTGGACACTTCTGGTGCTGAAAACGTTTTGCCTACAACATATGGATGTTTACACCCACCTCTTGGAAAACATCGTCTGAAG ATTGTAGAATTCATTTCTGTGTTGCTGACAATTGGTAGTGAAACTGCTGAAAAGGAGCTAATAAGGACATCAGCAATAAAGCGATCCATTGATTTGTTCTTCGA GTACCCATATAACAACTTTTTGCATCATCATGTTGAGAATATCATTGTTTCTTGCCTGGAGGGTAAAAGAATTGAACTTATTGAGCATGTTCTTAATGAATGTGACATTGTTGGTAAGATTCTTGCTGCGGAAAGAGCTTCTTTGTCAACAGAGTCTAATGGG CCTACGGCGCCCTCGGAAGAAAAAACTCCTCCAAGAATTGGTAACGTTGGTCACATGACAAGAATAGCTAATAAGCTTATTCAGCTGGGAAACAGTAATAACACAATCCAGACTCTCTTGCag gaaaatagcaagtggGTTGAATGGCAAGTGAATGTGCTGGTCAAGCGCAATGAGGTGGAGAATGTTTATCATTGGGCTTGTGG GCGCCCAACATCACTGCATGACCGTGGTAgggatagtgatgatgatgacttcagAGACAGGGATTATGATGTGGCAGCTCTTGCTAATAACTTGAGCCAGGCATTCCGATATGGGATATACAGCAATGATGACATTGAAGAG GCGCAAGGATCACTTGAACGGGATGATGAG GATGTGTATTTTGATGACGAGTCAGCTGAGGTGGTAATATCTTCCCTACGTCTCGGAGATGACCAGGACGG CAGCTCCCtctttacaaattcaaattggTTCACATTTGATGGAGAGAGAGGTACCAATGACCGTTTAGCTGCCTCTGTTCCTTCATCATCACCTAATTCTGGGGAGACTTCCCTAGAGACTGAGGAAACTGATGATGGTAGCACTGATGATCAAATGGAAACAGTGTGTCTTGGAAATGGCCCTACGGAGGAGGCAAAAGATGTAGCAGAATGTACTGAGCAGCCAAATTGTAGTACTGAGGATGAGCAATTAGAAGATACAGAGGGGGTGGAACGTCATCCAAATGTTTCTAATGGTGGTACTGAAGTAGGTACAGATGAAGCTGCCTACGCAGCAGCAGAATCTTCGGCCCCATCAGTTGAGACAGAGGCAGCGAGAACAATAGAGGAACCGGCAGGCTCATCTGATTTGGACAACCCTGTCCCTGAAGCCTCGCCAGATCCTGGTGTTAATGGCAGTGAGCCTGCCAACTCGGAATTATCTTCTGAACAAGTCGCCCATGACACTGATGTGCAGCAACGAGTAAAGGAATTTCCCGCCGAGGATGTTGATGCAACGAAAACTGATGCAGTCAAAGCAAACGAGTGA
- the LOC133914928 gene encoding uncharacterized protein LOC133914928 isoform X2 — translation MFWRMTGLSAASPVDTILDKENFTLEELLDEDEIIQECKALNSRLINFLRDKAQVEQLLRYVVEEVPEDAEKKRSFKFPFIACEIFTCEIDVILRTLVEDEELMDLLFSFVKPDHPHSTLLSGYFSKVVICLMLRKTAPLMSYVQGHPEIVAQLVDLIGITSVMEVLIRLIGADETIYSNYSDTLQWLENTDVLEMIADKFSSSDSPEVHANAAEILCAVTRCAPPSLAAKICSPSFVGRLFCHALEESRPKSVLVHSLSVCISLLDPKRLASASYQAFRSNLSHGALVTASPETVDGMLESLGNLLMLLDTSGAENVLPTTYGCLHPPLGKHRLKIVEFISVLLTIGSETAEKELIRTSAIKRSIDLFFEYPYNNFLHHHVENIIVSCLEGKRIELIEHVLNECDIVGKILAAERASLSTESNGPTAPSEEKTPPRIGNVGHMTRIANKLIQLGNSNNTIQTLLQENSKWVEWQVNVLVKRNEVENVYHWACGRPTSLHDRGRDSDDDDFRDRDYDVAALANNLSQAFRYGIYSNDDIEEAQGSLERDDEDVYFDDESAEVVISSLRLGDDQDGSLFTNSNWFTFDGERGTNDRLAASVPSSSPNSGETSLETEETDDGSTDDQMETVCLGNGPTEEAKDVAECTEQPNCSTEDEQLEDTEGVERHPNVSNGGTEVGTDEAAYAAAESSAPSVETEAARTIEEPAGSSDLDNPVPEASPDPGVNGSEPANSELSSEQVAHDTDVQQRVKEFPAEDVDATKTDAVKANE, via the exons atgTTCTGGCGCATGACCGGCCTCTCCGCGGCCTCGCCC GTGGATACAATTCTGGACAAAGAAAATTTTACATTGGAAGAGCTTCTTGATGAGGATGAAATTATTCAGGAGTGCAAAGCACTGAATTCGCGACTCATAAACTT CTTGCGTGACAAGGCCCAGGTGGAACAATTGCTTCGTTATGTTGTGGAAGAAGTTCCAGAGGATGCCGAAAAAAAACGCTCTTTCAA GTTCCCTTTTATTGCTTGTGAAATATTTACTTGTGAAATTGATGTCATTTTGAGGACCCTAgtagaggatgaagag CTAATGGACTTGCTTTTCTCATTTGTGAAACCTGATCATCCGCATAGCACATTATTATCTGGTTACTTCAGTAAG GTGGTAATATGTTTGATGCTGCGGAAGACTGCCCCTCTTATGAGTTATGTTCAG GGGCATCCAGAGATAGTTGCACAGCTTGTTGACCTAATTGGCATCACATCAGTAATGGAG GTGCTGATACGACTGATTGGCGCTGATGAGACCATATATTCAAACTATAGTGATACATTGCAGTGGTTAGAAAATACAGATGTCCTTGAAATGATTGCTGATAAGTTTAGCTCATCG GATTCTCCTGAAGTGCATGCCAACGCTGCGGAAATTCTCTGTGCAGTAACTCGATGTGCACCTCCGTCTCTTGCTGCAAAGATATGCAGCCCAAG TTTTGTTGGGAGGTTGTTCTGTCACGCTCTTGAAGAATCAAGACCCAAATCTGTTCTGGTTCATTCATTGTCAGTGTGCATATCTTTGCTGGATCCAAAAAGATTAGCATCGGCATCCTATCAAGCATTCAGAAGCAACTTAAGTCACGGGGCCTTGGTCACTGCCAGTCCGGAGACAGTTGATGGTATGCTTGAGAGTCTAG GCAACCTGCTGATGTTATTGGACACTTCTGGTGCTGAAAACGTTTTGCCTACAACATATGGATGTTTACACCCACCTCTTGGAAAACATCGTCTGAAG ATTGTAGAATTCATTTCTGTGTTGCTGACAATTGGTAGTGAAACTGCTGAAAAGGAGCTAATAAGGACATCAGCAATAAAGCGATCCATTGATTTGTTCTTCGA GTACCCATATAACAACTTTTTGCATCATCATGTTGAGAATATCATTGTTTCTTGCCTGGAGGGTAAAAGAATTGAACTTATTGAGCATGTTCTTAATGAATGTGACATTGTTGGTAAGATTCTTGCTGCGGAAAGAGCTTCTTTGTCAACAGAGTCTAATGGG CCTACGGCGCCCTCGGAAGAAAAAACTCCTCCAAGAATTGGTAACGTTGGTCACATGACAAGAATAGCTAATAAGCTTATTCAGCTGGGAAACAGTAATAACACAATCCAGACTCTCTTGCag gaaaatagcaagtggGTTGAATGGCAAGTGAATGTGCTGGTCAAGCGCAATGAGGTGGAGAATGTTTATCATTGGGCTTGTGG GCGCCCAACATCACTGCATGACCGTGGTAgggatagtgatgatgatgacttcagAGACAGGGATTATGATGTGGCAGCTCTTGCTAATAACTTGAGCCAGGCATTCCGATATGGGATATACAGCAATGATGACATTGAAGAG GCGCAAGGATCACTTGAACGGGATGATGAG GATGTGTATTTTGATGACGAGTCAGCTGAGGTGGTAATATCTTCCCTACGTCTCGGAGATGACCAGGACGG CTCCCtctttacaaattcaaattggTTCACATTTGATGGAGAGAGAGGTACCAATGACCGTTTAGCTGCCTCTGTTCCTTCATCATCACCTAATTCTGGGGAGACTTCCCTAGAGACTGAGGAAACTGATGATGGTAGCACTGATGATCAAATGGAAACAGTGTGTCTTGGAAATGGCCCTACGGAGGAGGCAAAAGATGTAGCAGAATGTACTGAGCAGCCAAATTGTAGTACTGAGGATGAGCAATTAGAAGATACAGAGGGGGTGGAACGTCATCCAAATGTTTCTAATGGTGGTACTGAAGTAGGTACAGATGAAGCTGCCTACGCAGCAGCAGAATCTTCGGCCCCATCAGTTGAGACAGAGGCAGCGAGAACAATAGAGGAACCGGCAGGCTCATCTGATTTGGACAACCCTGTCCCTGAAGCCTCGCCAGATCCTGGTGTTAATGGCAGTGAGCCTGCCAACTCGGAATTATCTTCTGAACAAGTCGCCCATGACACTGATGTGCAGCAACGAGTAAAGGAATTTCCCGCCGAGGATGTTGATGCAACGAAAACTGATGCAGTCAAAGCAAACGAGTGA